From Arthrobacter sp. FW306-2-2C-D06B, a single genomic window includes:
- a CDS encoding DedA family protein, whose product MDQILDLPFEVALVALFAIVMVRVNATYWIGRGAAAGLERTRFARALHRPQAGKAQALIQRFGPYAVVLTFLTIGLQTAVNLAAGAARMPLSRYLPAAIVGSGIWAFAYATIGLAAIDAWLAVMAASPLAAALLALSLAGLAVCLVMRRRRRTAVAPEDTVV is encoded by the coding sequence GTGGACCAGATCCTGGACCTCCCCTTTGAGGTGGCACTTGTGGCACTCTTCGCCATCGTGATGGTCCGGGTCAACGCGACGTACTGGATCGGCCGTGGCGCGGCGGCTGGACTCGAACGCACGCGTTTCGCACGCGCCTTGCATCGCCCCCAAGCCGGCAAAGCGCAGGCCTTGATTCAGCGCTTTGGCCCCTACGCCGTCGTGCTGACGTTCCTGACGATCGGACTCCAAACCGCCGTCAACCTGGCTGCCGGGGCTGCGAGAATGCCGCTCAGCCGGTATCTCCCTGCGGCAATAGTCGGCTCGGGCATCTGGGCTTTCGCCTACGCGACCATCGGCCTGGCGGCGATAGATGCCTGGCTCGCAGTCATGGCGGCCTCCCCTTTGGCTGCCGCTCTCCTGGCCCTCTCACTTGCCGGACTAGCAGTCTGCCTGGTCATGCGGCGTCGACGTCGGACGGCCGTGGCGCCAGAAGATACAGTGGTCTGA
- a CDS encoding thioesterase family protein — translation MSIELPDLAEGDFYYESLGNGRFRSTIHAQGAWNPHEQHMAPASGIMADALLRHEPRDDVRMARLSYEILGLIPGGEFEITTATVRPGRTIELIQAELSAAGRVAIRATAWRMATSDTSAVAAIEDVEMPAPDECKPWDGASVWPGGYIRSLEMRMAEGHRAGSGKVWIRTEHPLTDAADSRDIARLVGLVDTANGIAARVSPGKNSYIFPNLDLQIHMYREPAGEWLGLDNMVSFGNDGIGLTSTVLHDINGPFGRAEQILTLRKS, via the coding sequence TTGAGTATTGAGCTTCCGGACCTTGCGGAAGGCGACTTCTACTACGAATCGCTCGGGAACGGGCGGTTCCGCTCCACCATCCACGCCCAAGGCGCATGGAATCCGCACGAGCAGCACATGGCGCCCGCGTCGGGCATTATGGCTGATGCCTTGCTCCGCCATGAGCCGCGCGACGACGTCCGGATGGCCCGCCTCAGCTACGAAATCCTTGGATTGATCCCGGGCGGAGAATTCGAAATCACCACCGCCACGGTCCGCCCCGGCAGGACCATTGAACTGATCCAAGCGGAACTCTCGGCGGCAGGACGCGTGGCTATCCGTGCCACCGCCTGGCGCATGGCGACGAGCGACACGAGTGCCGTGGCCGCCATTGAAGACGTTGAAATGCCGGCCCCGGACGAATGCAAGCCGTGGGACGGCGCGAGCGTCTGGCCGGGTGGCTATATCCGGTCCTTGGAAATGCGGATGGCGGAGGGACACCGGGCAGGCTCGGGCAAAGTCTGGATCCGCACGGAGCATCCCCTCACCGATGCGGCGGACAGCCGCGATATCGCGAGGCTCGTTGGACTCGTGGACACAGCCAACGGTATTGCCGCCCGCGTTTCGCCGGGCAAGAACAGCTACATCTTCCCCAACCTTGACCTGCAGATCCACATGTACCGTGAACCTGCAGGCGAATGGCTGGGCCTGGACAACATGGTCTCCTTCGGCAATGACGGCATCGGCCTGACGTCCACGGTGCTTCACGACATCAACGGCCCCTTCGGCCGCGCGGAGCAAATCCTCACGCTGAGGAAAAGCTGA
- a CDS encoding lipoate--protein ligase family protein produces MVEDLARTQRTLTVVRQEESLGVADDLDFGIELLNRARRGLLAPTLRLYRPRPTVAFGQRDAKLPGFQAASEACRDLGFEPLIRKAGGRAAAYHRGTLVIDHVEPHTDAIAGAKARFSFFGELLAGALRRVGVQAAVGEIPGEYCPGEFSVHGLDPDFPTHQIKLVGTAQRVVSGGWLFSSVIVVENSAPIREVLTASYGALGLEWDPATAGAANDLLPQLDVPTVEDAVVAAYAEYAELIDGDFQSLLPVTSTSTPL; encoded by the coding sequence ATGGTTGAGGATCTCGCCCGGACACAGCGCACGCTCACGGTGGTGCGCCAGGAAGAGTCGCTCGGCGTCGCTGATGACCTGGACTTCGGGATCGAGCTCCTCAACCGTGCCCGCAGGGGGCTGCTGGCGCCGACGCTGCGATTGTACCGGCCCCGCCCTACCGTGGCCTTCGGGCAACGCGATGCCAAGCTGCCGGGATTCCAGGCCGCGTCCGAGGCTTGCCGGGACCTGGGTTTCGAGCCGTTGATCCGCAAGGCCGGGGGCCGGGCAGCGGCCTACCACCGGGGCACCTTGGTGATCGACCACGTGGAGCCGCACACCGACGCGATTGCCGGGGCGAAGGCCCGTTTCTCCTTTTTTGGCGAGCTGCTCGCGGGTGCGCTCCGCCGCGTCGGCGTCCAGGCCGCCGTCGGGGAGATCCCCGGCGAGTACTGCCCGGGCGAGTTCAGCGTCCACGGCCTGGATCCGGATTTTCCAACACACCAGATCAAGCTCGTCGGCACCGCCCAGAGGGTGGTCTCCGGGGGATGGCTGTTCAGCTCGGTGATCGTCGTCGAGAATTCGGCGCCCATCCGCGAAGTCCTCACTGCCAGCTATGGCGCCCTCGGACTGGAGTGGGATCCCGCCACGGCGGGGGCGGCCAATGACCTCTTGCCACAGCTGGACGTACCCACCGTGGAAGACGCCGTCGTCGCGGCTTACGCAGAATACGCCGAACTCATCGACGGCGATTTCCAGAGCCTGCTCCCTGTGACGAGCACCAGCACGCCGTTGTAG
- a CDS encoding PDDEXK nuclease domain-containing protein: MKPEQTTPAAAASSFMTPPAPTSMPDWYPELLASVSKEVGAGRSRAISSANKALLASYWSIGRQLAQRESEQGWGSKVVTRLSADVQARFPGSKGFSPRNLRYMKTFAQAWPEFPMLQAPLATLPWYHQIALLEKLDDAATRLWYAAAAVEHGWSRNVLAHQIETRLHERSGQAITNFKTTMMPADSDLAQQATRDPYVFDFVAMTDRRNERELELQLVQHVEKFLLELGQGFAFVGEQVRLEISGDEFFADLLFYHLKLRCYVVIELKAVKFEPGFVGQLGMYMSAVDDLLAHPDDKPTIGLLLCKEKNNVVAEYALRGINLPIGVSEWQSKIIESLPEELASSLPSIELLEAELADEPASVAATGRALP, encoded by the coding sequence TTGAAACCGGAACAGACCACGCCGGCGGCAGCAGCGTCGTCGTTCATGACTCCCCCGGCGCCAACCTCAATGCCGGACTGGTACCCCGAGCTGCTTGCAAGTGTCTCCAAAGAAGTCGGCGCGGGGCGTTCGCGGGCTATTTCCTCAGCGAACAAGGCTCTGCTTGCCTCCTATTGGTCCATCGGCCGGCAGCTGGCACAGCGGGAGTCAGAGCAAGGCTGGGGTTCCAAAGTCGTCACCCGCCTATCGGCGGACGTACAGGCCCGGTTCCCTGGTTCCAAGGGATTCTCGCCACGGAACCTCCGCTACATGAAGACTTTCGCCCAAGCTTGGCCGGAGTTCCCAATGTTGCAAGCGCCGCTTGCAACATTGCCCTGGTACCACCAGATCGCGCTGCTTGAGAAGCTCGACGACGCCGCGACCCGCCTCTGGTACGCAGCGGCCGCCGTCGAACACGGATGGTCGCGCAACGTTCTTGCCCATCAGATCGAAACTCGTCTCCACGAGCGCTCCGGGCAAGCGATTACCAATTTCAAAACCACCATGATGCCGGCGGACTCGGACCTTGCCCAACAAGCCACCAGGGACCCGTATGTGTTCGACTTCGTCGCAATGACTGACCGCCGCAACGAGCGGGAGCTGGAGCTTCAGCTCGTCCAGCATGTGGAGAAGTTCCTCCTGGAACTGGGACAAGGGTTCGCCTTTGTCGGCGAGCAAGTCAGATTGGAAATCAGCGGCGATGAGTTCTTCGCCGATCTCCTCTTCTATCACTTGAAGCTCCGCTGCTATGTGGTGATCGAGCTCAAGGCGGTGAAGTTCGAACCTGGATTTGTTGGCCAGCTAGGCATGTACATGTCAGCCGTGGACGATCTTCTGGCGCATCCCGATGACAAGCCAACCATCGGGCTCCTGCTCTGCAAGGAGAAGAACAACGTGGTGGCCGAGTACGCGCTGCGGGGAATCAACCTGCCCATCGGCGTCTCGGAGTGGCAAAGCAAAATCATCGAATCGCTGCCAGAAGAACTCGCTTCAAGCCTGCCAAGCATCGAACTCCTTGAGGCCGAACTGGCTGACGAACCGGCAAGCGTCGCGGCCACAGGACGCGCCCTGCCGTAG
- a CDS encoding ribonuclease Z has protein sequence MREFVVLGTASQVPTRTRNHNGYVLHWDGEGLLFDPGEGTQRQMIQAGVSASQITRICITHVHGDHCFGLPGVLSRMALDRVEHAIHLHYPASGEDMIRALVAVASPGIDLRLHPHGAPGPIAAGLEVRPLLHRIETYGYRVVEPEGRSLLPERLAAAGITGSDISLLQRDGSLGGVRLEDVSVPRPAQSFAFVMDTAPCDGAGELAESVDLLVAESTFSDDDGALAAQYRHLTAGQAGELAAAAEAGMLILTHFSSRYPDVGQLAEQARARSGAAAVMAANDLDRVPFPKRQRWL, from the coding sequence ATGCGTGAATTCGTGGTTCTCGGTACCGCCTCCCAGGTCCCGACAAGGACCCGCAACCACAACGGATACGTGCTTCATTGGGATGGCGAGGGCCTGCTCTTCGATCCTGGAGAAGGCACCCAGCGGCAGATGATCCAAGCCGGCGTCTCGGCCAGCCAGATCACGCGTATCTGTATTACCCACGTCCACGGCGACCACTGTTTCGGGCTGCCGGGCGTGCTCTCGCGCATGGCGCTGGACCGGGTGGAGCATGCAATCCATTTGCACTATCCCGCATCCGGCGAGGACATGATCCGCGCCCTCGTGGCTGTCGCGTCGCCAGGCATCGACCTTCGGCTTCATCCGCACGGCGCCCCCGGTCCTATCGCCGCAGGACTGGAGGTGCGCCCGCTGCTCCATCGAATCGAGACATACGGCTACAGGGTTGTCGAGCCCGAAGGCCGCAGCCTTCTGCCTGAGCGGCTTGCGGCAGCCGGGATTACAGGATCGGATATCAGCCTCCTGCAGCGGGACGGGAGCCTGGGCGGCGTGCGCTTGGAAGACGTGAGCGTGCCGAGGCCCGCTCAGAGCTTCGCCTTCGTCATGGACACGGCACCATGTGACGGTGCCGGGGAACTCGCCGAGAGTGTGGACCTTCTCGTGGCCGAGTCCACTTTCAGCGACGACGACGGCGCCCTGGCCGCGCAGTACCGCCACCTCACCGCCGGGCAGGCAGGTGAGCTGGCTGCCGCCGCCGAAGCGGGCATGCTCATCCTTACGCATTTCTCCTCGCGCTATCCCGACGTCGGACAGCTCGCGGAGCAAGCGCGGGCGCGGTCAGGCGCGGCTGCCGTCATGGCCGCGAACGACCTGGACCGGGTTCCCTTCCCCAAGCGCCAGCGGTGGTTGTAG
- a CDS encoding polysaccharide deacetylase family protein produces MRNPKKNKRLTSIVGVLLLTAGALGGITVPAHAAAPTVVSLTFDDGNDNQLAAEQVLKAHGLVGTFFITTSWIGSPAYLTQENLQTIAGDGNEIGGHTVTHPDLTTLDPSAASAEICNGKSRLESWGFQVSDFAYPFAAENAAVQAAVKNCGFASGRGLGDIRSPASCPDCPFAETLPPANPLVTKAPDEVDSTWTLQNLEDLVTNAESTGGWLELTFHHIAVGTDPTLTIDPTLFDTFVTWLAARTANGTTSVKTVSQALGVTSSSG; encoded by the coding sequence ATGCGCAACCCAAAAAAGAACAAGCGGCTGACGTCCATTGTGGGCGTCCTGTTACTCACGGCGGGCGCCCTCGGCGGAATCACCGTTCCTGCCCATGCCGCAGCCCCTACTGTCGTGAGCCTGACGTTCGATGACGGCAACGACAATCAACTCGCTGCCGAACAGGTACTCAAGGCCCACGGGCTGGTGGGAACCTTCTTCATCACCACCAGCTGGATCGGATCTCCGGCGTACCTGACCCAGGAAAATCTGCAAACCATCGCGGGGGACGGAAACGAAATCGGCGGCCATACCGTCACCCACCCGGATCTGACGACGCTCGACCCCTCGGCCGCAAGCGCGGAAATCTGCAACGGCAAATCGAGGCTGGAAAGCTGGGGATTCCAGGTGAGCGACTTCGCCTATCCCTTTGCAGCGGAAAACGCCGCTGTCCAGGCTGCGGTCAAGAACTGCGGATTTGCGAGCGGACGGGGCCTGGGAGACATCCGTTCCCCGGCGAGCTGCCCGGACTGCCCGTTCGCTGAGACCCTTCCTCCGGCAAACCCGTTGGTCACCAAGGCCCCGGACGAAGTGGACAGCACCTGGACCCTTCAGAACCTTGAGGATCTGGTCACCAATGCCGAAAGCACGGGAGGATGGCTTGAACTGACTTTCCACCACATCGCGGTCGGAACCGATCCCACGCTGACCATCGACCCCACCCTCTTTGACACATTCGTCACTTGGCTGGCTGCGCGGACGGCTAACGGAACGACTTCGGTCAAGACCGTTTCCCAGGCCTTGGGCGTAACAAGCTCAAGCGGCTGA
- a CDS encoding DNA alkylation repair protein: protein MSDAAEFIDEALRRESSWIRAEQAQARLGIGLHHYGSSIGAIRGTVRDALRRHPRLAHDEVTALSSELWEVPVFERRLAAIVLLQSKVHLLANTDLTRLEGFVREGRLRELVDPLAVDVIGPLISGLEGQAKARAEIVMDRWARERDEWLCRAALMSPLRALRAGGGDWEAFVRRATVALDTARAISTEAEVVREAVSSVLNEVAKRRPELQFPSPVP from the coding sequence ATGAGTGACGCCGCTGAGTTCATCGATGAGGCCTTGCGCCGTGAAAGCTCTTGGATCCGGGCAGAACAGGCACAAGCGCGGCTGGGAATCGGGCTACATCATTACGGATCATCGATCGGGGCTATCCGTGGAACGGTCCGGGACGCCCTCCGCCGCCACCCGAGGCTTGCGCACGATGAGGTCACTGCGTTGAGCTCGGAATTGTGGGAGGTTCCGGTATTCGAGCGCCGGCTCGCGGCAATCGTCCTTCTGCAGTCCAAAGTCCATTTGCTGGCGAATACCGATCTGACGCGCCTTGAGGGATTTGTCCGTGAAGGAAGGCTGCGTGAACTGGTCGATCCGCTGGCGGTCGACGTGATCGGACCCTTGATTTCCGGGCTCGAAGGGCAGGCCAAGGCGCGGGCTGAAATTGTGATGGATCGATGGGCGCGGGAGCGTGACGAGTGGCTGTGCCGTGCCGCCCTGATGTCGCCGCTGAGGGCGCTCCGTGCCGGGGGAGGCGACTGGGAAGCGTTTGTACGCCGCGCCACCGTGGCGCTCGACACCGCTCGGGCAATTTCCACGGAGGCCGAGGTGGTTAGAGAAGCGGTTTCCTCCGTTCTCAACGAGGTTGCCAAGCGACGGCCTGAGCTTCAATTCCCCTCGCCAGTCCCTTGA
- a CDS encoding FdhF/YdeP family oxidoreductase — protein MDKKPSVVHDSEADLTVGPPKRSAAGFPSLVDSLPHALSQMGPSRTWKSLLAMNQKDGFDCMSCAWPDPPERKLAEFCENGAKAVGWEADQLKVPSGFWDENDVDSLAERSEYWLGQQGRLVEPVYKPAGSNHYRPISWDNAFRIVARELNALESPDEATFYTSGRTSNEAAFVYQLFVRAFGTNNLPDCSNMCHESTGLALGETLGVGKSAVSYTDFAKADLIIIMGQNPGTCHPRMLTALEEAKLAGAGIVAVNPLPEAGLINFKNPQRPRGLVGKGTDLADQFLQIRLAGDMALLQAVSKRVLEAAKAAPGAVLDHAFIEEHCQGLEEFQAHIEKLDDQDVLAATGLRAEEIDELASRYLRAEKVIITWAMGLTQHKKAVATIKEIVNLLLLRGNIGKPGAGPSPIRGHSNVQGDRTMGIWEKMPEPFLNALQQEFGFDPPRHPGVDSVDSIRGMRDGRIKVLVALGGNLVHAMSDTTAAEAAVRKTRLSVQISTKLNRSHAVVGEQAMILPTMGRTEIDRQASGEQFVTVEDTVCAVHRSAGRLEPISDKALSEVAIVCRMAGTVLGGKVPVDWAGFEANYDSVREHISHVVPGFENFNQKARSRDGFVLPHGPRDERKFPTATGKAMFTVNDLETIHVPQGRLLLQTVRSHDQFNTTTYSMNDRYRGVKKGRMVLFAHRDDLADLGLADGGYVDVHSEAGDGVDRVLRQLRLIAYPTARGCVTAYYPEANVLVPLDSTAEGSNTPVSKSVVVRLEPAAPPG, from the coding sequence ATGGACAAGAAGCCATCCGTTGTCCACGATTCCGAGGCGGACCTCACGGTCGGACCGCCGAAGCGATCCGCCGCGGGTTTCCCCAGCCTGGTGGACTCCTTGCCCCATGCGTTGAGCCAGATGGGGCCGTCCCGCACGTGGAAGTCCTTGCTGGCCATGAACCAGAAGGACGGCTTCGACTGCATGAGCTGCGCCTGGCCGGATCCTCCGGAGCGGAAGCTGGCCGAGTTCTGTGAGAACGGCGCGAAGGCCGTCGGGTGGGAGGCTGATCAGCTCAAGGTTCCGTCCGGTTTCTGGGACGAGAACGACGTCGATTCCCTCGCCGAGCGCTCGGAGTACTGGCTGGGCCAGCAGGGCAGGCTCGTGGAGCCGGTCTACAAACCTGCCGGTTCGAACCACTACCGTCCCATCAGTTGGGACAATGCGTTCCGGATTGTTGCCCGTGAACTGAATGCCCTGGAATCGCCCGACGAAGCCACCTTCTACACGAGCGGCCGGACGAGCAACGAAGCCGCGTTCGTCTACCAGCTCTTCGTCCGGGCCTTCGGGACCAACAACCTGCCCGATTGCTCGAACATGTGCCATGAGTCCACAGGGCTGGCCCTCGGTGAGACACTCGGCGTGGGCAAGTCCGCCGTCAGCTACACGGACTTCGCCAAGGCCGATTTGATCATCATCATGGGCCAAAACCCGGGGACCTGCCATCCCCGGATGCTCACCGCCTTGGAAGAGGCAAAGCTCGCCGGTGCCGGCATTGTCGCGGTGAACCCTCTTCCGGAAGCCGGACTCATCAACTTCAAGAACCCGCAGCGGCCCCGTGGGCTGGTGGGCAAGGGAACGGACTTGGCGGACCAGTTCCTGCAGATCCGCCTCGCAGGTGACATGGCGTTGCTTCAAGCCGTCTCCAAGCGGGTCCTGGAGGCAGCGAAGGCGGCACCGGGGGCAGTCCTCGACCATGCGTTCATCGAGGAGCATTGCCAGGGGCTCGAGGAGTTCCAAGCCCACATCGAAAAGCTTGATGATCAGGACGTCCTCGCCGCAACGGGCTTGAGGGCGGAGGAAATCGATGAGCTCGCCTCCCGCTACCTGCGTGCGGAGAAGGTCATCATTACCTGGGCCATGGGCCTGACCCAGCACAAGAAGGCTGTGGCGACCATCAAGGAGATCGTCAATCTGCTCCTGCTCCGGGGGAACATCGGCAAACCCGGCGCCGGCCCTTCGCCGATCCGCGGGCACAGCAACGTCCAGGGCGATCGGACCATGGGTATTTGGGAGAAAATGCCCGAACCGTTCCTCAACGCCCTGCAGCAGGAATTCGGCTTCGACCCGCCGCGGCACCCGGGCGTCGATTCCGTGGACAGCATCCGCGGCATGCGGGACGGCCGGATCAAGGTGCTCGTCGCGCTCGGTGGAAACCTCGTGCACGCAATGTCGGACACCACTGCGGCTGAGGCAGCCGTCCGCAAGACCCGTTTGTCCGTCCAGATCTCCACGAAGCTCAACCGTTCCCATGCCGTGGTGGGGGAACAAGCGATGATCCTGCCGACGATGGGCCGCACGGAAATAGACCGCCAGGCCAGCGGCGAGCAGTTCGTCACGGTCGAAGACACCGTCTGCGCGGTACACCGTTCGGCGGGAAGGCTCGAGCCGATCTCCGACAAAGCCTTGTCCGAAGTCGCGATCGTGTGCCGCATGGCAGGCACGGTACTCGGCGGCAAAGTCCCGGTTGACTGGGCAGGATTCGAGGCGAACTACGACTCAGTGCGCGAGCATATTTCCCATGTGGTGCCGGGCTTCGAGAACTTCAACCAAAAAGCCAGGAGCCGTGACGGTTTCGTCCTGCCCCACGGCCCCAGGGACGAGCGGAAGTTTCCCACCGCCACCGGGAAAGCGATGTTCACGGTCAACGACCTTGAGACTATCCACGTCCCGCAGGGGCGCCTGTTGCTCCAGACCGTGCGCTCCCACGATCAATTCAACACGACCACCTACAGCATGAACGACCGCTACCGGGGCGTGAAGAAAGGCCGCATGGTGCTTTTTGCGCACCGCGACGACCTGGCTGACCTGGGCCTTGCCGACGGCGGCTATGTGGACGTCCACAGCGAGGCCGGCGACGGCGTGGACCGGGTCCTGCGTCAGTTGCGGTTGATCGCGTACCCCACAGCCCGCGGTTGCGTGACTGCGTATTACCCGGAAGCAAACGTCCTTGTACCGCTGGATTCGACCGCCGAAGGCAGCAATACTCCCGTGTCCAAGTCCGTGGTGGTGCGCCTGGAACCAGCCGCACCACCGGGATAA
- a CDS encoding dienelactone hydrolase family protein: MVQLGKFEKYLVEEFFDDYRSGDMSQRAFIRRLAFITGSMAAASSTMLQLGCAPDEVPRSTDSMPSPEPSSARPAATATAGPVPGAKSPLSVPEGASGLVTATVRFPARGTGISAYLARPEGADAGPAVLVCHENRGLTPHIQDVARRFAKAGYVALAPDLLSREGGTPSVDADAVPGALTRAGAGRHVSDFSAALDYLRSLDFVDGERIAMNGYCFGGGITWQSATELPGLKATAAFYGPAPELDKVPSIKPAVFGVYAELDQRITGAMPALRDALEAADVRHKLTVYPGVDHAFHNDTSQRYNETQATAAWQDMLAWFGEHV; the protein is encoded by the coding sequence ATGGTCCAGCTCGGGAAATTTGAAAAGTACCTGGTCGAGGAATTCTTCGACGACTACCGCTCGGGGGACATGTCGCAGCGAGCGTTCATTCGCCGGCTCGCATTCATCACCGGGAGCATGGCCGCCGCCTCCTCGACGATGCTGCAGCTCGGATGTGCTCCGGATGAAGTCCCGCGAAGCACCGACTCCATGCCAAGCCCCGAACCTTCATCCGCCCGACCCGCGGCGACGGCGACAGCCGGGCCGGTACCGGGGGCGAAGAGTCCACTTTCCGTACCTGAGGGAGCGTCTGGCCTTGTGACCGCCACCGTCCGGTTCCCCGCCCGCGGAACCGGCATCAGCGCCTACCTTGCCAGGCCTGAGGGGGCAGATGCGGGACCGGCGGTGCTCGTCTGCCATGAGAATCGCGGACTTACCCCGCACATCCAGGACGTGGCCCGCCGGTTTGCCAAGGCCGGGTACGTCGCTTTGGCACCGGATCTCCTGAGCCGGGAGGGAGGCACGCCGAGCGTGGATGCCGACGCCGTGCCCGGAGCGCTGACAAGGGCAGGGGCCGGACGCCATGTTTCCGACTTTTCCGCGGCGCTCGATTACCTCCGGTCACTGGATTTCGTGGACGGGGAGCGGATCGCGATGAACGGCTATTGTTTTGGCGGCGGCATCACCTGGCAATCCGCGACCGAGTTACCCGGCCTGAAAGCCACGGCGGCCTTCTATGGCCCCGCACCCGAGCTGGACAAGGTTCCATCCATCAAGCCGGCCGTGTTTGGGGTCTATGCCGAACTCGACCAGCGCATCACCGGCGCAATGCCGGCACTTCGGGATGCGCTCGAAGCCGCCGACGTCCGCCACAAGCTCACTGTCTATCCCGGCGTCGACCACGCCTTCCACAACGACACCAGTCAGCGGTACAACGAAACACAGGCGACAGCTGCCTGGCAAGACATGCTGGCCTGGTTTGGCGAGCACGTCTGA
- a CDS encoding DUF1918 domain-containing protein translates to MEAAQGDRIIIHGRTVGAADRHGEIIEVRGANGAPPYFVRFDDGHETILYPGGDFTIDRAVGSS, encoded by the coding sequence GTGGAAGCAGCCCAGGGAGATCGGATCATCATTCATGGCAGGACGGTCGGGGCGGCCGACCGGCACGGCGAGATCATCGAAGTCCGCGGTGCAAACGGTGCGCCGCCGTATTTCGTGCGCTTTGACGATGGCCACGAGACCATCCTGTATCCGGGTGGTGATTTCACGATCGACCGCGCAGTCGGGAGTTCGTAA